DNA from Rosa rugosa chromosome 6, drRosRugo1.1, whole genome shotgun sequence:
agatctgctcacctcgttctataaataggtgcatcctggagaaaaactgttcacaccaaagaaaagaatttttccccagccattctctctcaaactctgcagtcttcctctcgaaactcaaatcctttcttcatcaatttcaatccttctcttctgatcttctctcccatttgaagattcgatttcatctttcctctgagaatctcagatctccaatcaccagttcaacaactccaatccttctaacaaaatctccctcaaacactaaaccatgtattcctcgatattcacatcctctcacctcatgacccaagagccacgaactctgcaactaatggagctccaaaccccgcaacaaatggaaccacaacaacagcaaccaacagaggagggaggaaacacccaagcagctggaagtagtgccaacatggatttctggcgaagccgtaccagatggattcctactccagaacaaataagaatcctcaaggatctttactacgtcaagggatttaagtgcccatctacagagcacattcacgagatctgcctccagctgaaccagtatggacatgttgagggtaagaacatttacttttggttccagaacgtcagggctcgagagaagcagatgaataggtgtaatcaggctgctccagtgcccatgggaactagttctcttggtactggtggatccatcgatctcaattttgggtccactggttctactggtgctggtggatccatcgacatcaattttgggccagctggtggatccatcgacatcaattt
Protein-coding regions in this window:
- the LOC133715571 gene encoding protein WUSCHEL-like, coding for MYSSIFTSSHLMTQEPRTLQLMELQTPQQMEPQQQQPTEEGGNTQAAGSSANMDFWRSRTRWIPTPEQIRILKDLYYVKGFKCPSTEHIHEICLQLNQYGHVEGKNIYFWFQNVRAREKQMNRCNQAAPVPMGTSSLGTGGSIDLNFGSTGSTGAGGSIDINFGPAGGSIDINFGSTSSTDDGRSIDLNFGSTYSTGGQTSLQQRGGDHQEVQTLPLFPVHSEDVFGNLKTTSEEGSAFGYYSGGSGGYHSGSNVSLELSLNPSGAAD